In Halorhabdus tiamatea SARL4B, a genomic segment contains:
- a CDS encoding class I SAM-dependent methyltransferase: MAVPCVRVPRKDGEATRARLAERDLIDDGHEIDVVEDAIFIPVVDPAAVPEEYAVVEHDAPVREGQTMPADVLGFEPSYERLGEVVIVDEDDLDRAREIADAIMASDLPVETVANRASKVKGEQRVREWDVLAGDGTEAVHREYGCEFALDLAEVYFSPRLATERHRVVEQVEPDERAFDMFAGVGPFVVPMAKRGATCVGCDVNPDAIEYLRENARHNDVAERITAIEGDVRDTVPEYTDWADRIVMNLPHSADEFLETAVALASDEAVIHYYDIAHEDDPFGPGERAIREAAGEEYDVTVETRHTVRSYAPHELNVVLDVRITR; this comes from the coding sequence ATGGCTGTGCCCTGCGTCCGCGTTCCCCGCAAGGACGGCGAGGCGACGCGTGCCCGCCTCGCCGAGCGCGATCTGATCGACGACGGTCACGAGATCGACGTCGTCGAGGATGCAATCTTCATTCCGGTGGTCGATCCGGCGGCCGTGCCCGAAGAGTACGCTGTCGTCGAGCACGACGCGCCAGTCCGCGAGGGCCAGACGATGCCCGCCGACGTCCTGGGGTTCGAGCCGAGTTACGAGCGTCTCGGCGAAGTCGTAATCGTCGACGAGGACGATCTCGACCGCGCACGCGAGATTGCCGACGCAATCATGGCTTCGGATCTCCCAGTCGAGACGGTCGCCAACCGCGCCTCGAAGGTCAAAGGCGAGCAGCGCGTCCGCGAGTGGGACGTCCTCGCCGGCGACGGCACCGAGGCCGTCCACCGCGAGTACGGGTGTGAATTCGCCTTGGACCTCGCCGAGGTGTACTTCTCGCCCCGGCTGGCGACCGAGCGCCATCGCGTCGTCGAGCAGGTTGAGCCCGACGAGCGGGCGTTCGACATGTTCGCCGGCGTCGGCCCCTTCGTCGTCCCGATGGCGAAACGAGGGGCGACCTGCGTCGGGTGCGACGTCAACCCCGACGCGATCGAGTATCTCAGAGAGAACGCCCGACACAACGATGTCGCCGAACGGATTACGGCGATCGAAGGTGACGTCCGAGACACTGTCCCGGAATACACCGACTGGGCCGACCGGATCGTGATGAACCTCCCTCACAGTGCCGACGAGTTCTTAGAGACGGCCGTGGCCCTCGCGAGCGACGAGGCCGTAATTCACTACTACGACATCGCCCACGAGGACGATCCGTTCGGTCCCGGTGAGCGGGCGATCCGCGAGGCTGCAGGCGAGGAATACGACGTGACAGTAGAGACCCGCCACACGGTTCGGTCGTACGCTCCCCACGAGTTGAACGTCGTCCTCGACGTGCGGATCACTCGCTAA
- the dph5 gene encoding diphthine synthase: MLTFVGLGLYDERSVTLAGRDAIRAADRVFAEFYTSRLVGASVDDLEAFHDTDIEVRDRAGVEQDPEPILDAAREGDVVFLTAGDTMISTTHVDLRLRAEERGIETRVIHGTTAQAAASSLTGLQNYRFGKATTLPFERSHGGTGVPNSVIETIEANRERGLHTLVFLDITVESDHETYMRGEQAASLLAEHWRADALGVVVARAGSPDPVVRAGRLSALAETDFGEPLHLLVVPGSLHYIERDALEAIGEAPAEVLEENVAE; encoded by the coding sequence ATGCTCACGTTCGTTGGCCTCGGCCTCTACGACGAGCGCTCGGTCACGCTCGCCGGCCGGGACGCGATCCGCGCGGCCGACCGCGTCTTCGCCGAATTCTACACCAGCCGTCTCGTCGGCGCGTCCGTCGACGACCTCGAAGCCTTCCACGACACCGACATCGAGGTCCGCGACCGGGCAGGCGTCGAACAGGACCCAGAGCCGATCCTCGACGCCGCTCGCGAGGGCGACGTCGTTTTCCTGACCGCAGGGGACACCATGATCTCGACGACCCACGTCGACCTCAGATTGCGCGCCGAGGAGCGGGGGATCGAAACGCGGGTGATCCACGGCACGACCGCCCAGGCCGCCGCGAGTTCGCTCACCGGCCTCCAGAACTACCGCTTCGGCAAGGCCACGACACTCCCGTTCGAGCGCTCACACGGTGGGACGGGAGTCCCAAACAGCGTGATCGAGACGATCGAGGCCAACCGCGAGCGAGGCCTTCACACGCTCGTGTTTCTGGACATCACTGTCGAGAGTGACCACGAGACATATATGCGGGGCGAGCAGGCGGCCTCGCTCCTCGCCGAACACTGGCGAGCGGACGCCCTGGGTGTCGTCGTCGCTCGTGCTGGAAGTCCGGATCCAGTCGTCCGGGCGGGTCGTCTGTCGGCGCTCGCGGAGACGGACTTCGGCGAGCCACTGCATCTGCTGGTCGTTCCCGGTTCGCTCCATTACATCGAGCGGGACGCGCTGGAAGCTATCGGCGAGGCTCCGGCAGAGGTCCTCGAAGAAAACGTGGCGGAGTAG
- the artA gene encoding archaeosortase A, translating into MIGTVVDWLAALNGYAGTLAWVVLFAFLAGVILERYDEAWAEYVYAGAWIILAGYWLSYVHYFVFAEKSITEGVGVVLAIPLSLYVAYLIANGRRRLFVVSRAVGFALLFFLPLSALPFVRRPLIETVTNHTDFVLGLLGDQYRLGDWYPYLPDGTELSDGSTLTGRGELPEKHFPYRNTFLYAPDGHPITYTIRLACTGIGSMSIFVGLIGAVRGSLRQKAKAIGVAIGVIYVLNIVRNVFIAHTLGNQRLHIFPDLIMSLFSASDPYMVSYYIGDRILAQFGAVFALIAITWLVLRWVPDVLTVVEEGLYVITGTEYDLKDALAVEADD; encoded by the coding sequence ATGATCGGGACGGTCGTCGACTGGCTGGCGGCGCTGAACGGGTACGCGGGCACGCTCGCGTGGGTCGTCCTGTTCGCCTTTCTCGCGGGCGTGATCCTCGAACGCTACGACGAGGCGTGGGCCGAGTACGTCTACGCCGGCGCGTGGATTATCCTCGCCGGCTACTGGCTCTCCTACGTCCACTACTTCGTCTTCGCCGAGAAGTCGATCACCGAAGGCGTCGGTGTCGTCCTCGCGATTCCGCTGTCGCTGTACGTCGCCTATCTCATCGCTAACGGCCGCCGGCGGCTGTTCGTCGTCTCGCGAGCGGTCGGGTTCGCCCTGCTGTTCTTTCTCCCGCTGTCCGCACTGCCGTTCGTCCGCCGGCCACTCATCGAGACCGTCACCAACCATACGGACTTCGTGCTGGGGCTGCTCGGCGATCAGTACCGCCTCGGCGACTGGTACCCGTATCTCCCCGACGGGACCGAACTCTCGGACGGCTCTACGCTGACGGGTCGTGGTGAACTGCCCGAGAAACACTTCCCGTACCGGAACACGTTCCTCTATGCGCCGGACGGACACCCGATTACCTACACGATTCGGCTGGCGTGTACCGGGATCGGGAGCATGTCGATCTTCGTCGGGCTGATCGGGGCCGTCCGGGGATCGCTCCGCCAGAAGGCCAAGGCGATAGGCGTCGCGATCGGCGTGATTTACGTGCTCAACATCGTCCGGAACGTCTTCATCGCTCACACGCTCGGCAACCAGCGCCTGCATATCTTCCCCGATCTGATCATGTCGCTGTTTTCGGCGAGTGATCCGTACATGGTCTCGTATTACATCGGCGACCGGATTCTCGCGCAGTTCGGCGCGGTGTTCGCACTGATCGCCATCACCTGGCTCGTCCTCCGGTGGGTACCGGACGTCCTCACCGTCGTCGAGGAAGGGCTATACGTCATCACTGGCACCGAATACGACCTCAAGGACGCCCTCGCCGTCGAGGCGGACGACTGA
- a CDS encoding VOC family protein produces the protein MDGTLDHVMMRVEDLEESLSWYTTHFDYEEQSRWEAETFTNVHLGPADVHDEGATLELTYNHDGRSYTMGDAWGHIAVRVEDVEEAYYELMDEGVEDYRPPEENPGYAFVKDPDGHEIEIVERDHGARWSIDHTMIRVEDIERSIGWYTRALEYETFRRSEHDSFGLYFLKPEDAAEEAMSVELTYNYDGRSYELGDAWGHLAARVEEGTLEEAWETLMQRDAEDYRDPESCDYNYAFTKDPDGHEIEIVER, from the coding sequence ATGGACGGCACGCTCGATCACGTCATGATGCGCGTCGAGGATCTGGAGGAATCGCTTTCGTGGTACACCACCCACTTCGACTACGAGGAGCAGAGCCGCTGGGAGGCCGAGACGTTCACCAACGTCCACCTCGGCCCCGCGGACGTCCACGACGAGGGCGCGACGCTGGAGCTTACCTACAACCACGACGGCCGGTCGTACACGATGGGTGACGCCTGGGGCCACATCGCCGTCCGCGTCGAGGACGTCGAGGAAGCCTATTACGAGCTGATGGACGAGGGCGTCGAGGACTACCGCCCGCCCGAGGAGAACCCGGGCTACGCCTTCGTGAAGGACCCCGACGGCCACGAGATCGAGATCGTCGAGCGCGACCACGGCGCGCGCTGGAGCATCGATCACACGATGATCCGCGTCGAGGACATCGAGCGATCGATCGGGTGGTACACGCGCGCCCTCGAGTACGAGACGTTCCGCCGGAGCGAGCACGACTCCTTTGGGCTGTACTTCCTCAAACCCGAAGACGCCGCCGAAGAGGCGATGTCCGTCGAGTTGACCTACAACTACGACGGCCGGTCCTACGAGCTGGGCGACGCGTGGGGCCACCTGGCGGCCCGCGTCGAAGAGGGCACGCTGGAGGAGGCCTGGGAGACGCTCATGCAGCGAGACGCCGAGGACTACCGCGATCCGGAGTCCTGTGACTACAACTACGCGTTCACGAAGGACCCGGACGGCCACGAGATCGAGATCGTCGAGCGGTAG
- a CDS encoding TIGR04206 family protein yields MPTNNAARTRLLAVLGLLVVPWTVLLSGGHVTLIMPWGLVDPVAFYVTLLPEYLSATGSGPPPFLSAWPLGGAIYVLAVGSVTLEVFDRGDPRVTAGLLVLVGVTQLTVAWGFFRRGSYVVVPLGTLVAWTLVWWFYWPDLRGVVAPAR; encoded by the coding sequence ATGCCAACGAACAATGCGGCCCGGACGCGTCTGCTCGCTGTTCTCGGACTGCTGGTCGTCCCCTGGACAGTCCTGCTCAGCGGCGGGCACGTGACGCTGATCATGCCGTGGGGACTGGTCGATCCGGTCGCGTTCTACGTCACGCTCCTCCCGGAGTACCTCTCGGCCACCGGCAGTGGCCCGCCGCCGTTTCTCTCCGCCTGGCCGCTCGGTGGTGCGATTTACGTCCTCGCGGTCGGGAGTGTCACCCTGGAAGTGTTCGACCGCGGCGATCCGCGGGTGACGGCCGGCCTGCTCGTTCTCGTCGGCGTGACGCAACTCACGGTCGCCTGGGGATTCTTCCGCCGCGGTAGCTACGTCGTCGTCCCGCTGGGCACCCTCGTCGCCTGGACACTCGTGTGGTGGTTCTACTGGCCCGACCTGCGCGGAGTCGTCGCGCCGGCGAGATAG
- a CDS encoding OBG GTPase family GTP-binding protein produces MGLQAEIEELEEEIASTPYNKATEEHIGRLKAKLAEKKEEFEKRQSSSGGGDGYAVEKTGDATVALVGFPSVGKSTLINALTNADSEVGSYDFTTLDVNPGMLQYNGANIQLLDVPGLIEGAAGGRGDGKAVLSVVRTADLVLFVLSAFEIQQYERLREELYKNKVRLDVEPPRVNVRKKHKDGIAVNASVDLDLDEQTVKSVLREHEFVNADVTIGEQVDIDRLIDGIMDNREYLPSIVAVNKVDLIDPSYVDTVKSDLRDIDVDPDDAIFISAEKEKGLESLTERIWDELGLIRIYMDKPGRGVDYDEPLILTEGDTVGDACEKIGGRFDDRFRFARVSGESAAHDDQQVGRDHELADEDVLRLVIDR; encoded by the coding sequence ATGGGGCTGCAAGCGGAGATCGAGGAGCTCGAAGAAGAGATCGCGTCCACGCCCTACAACAAGGCCACCGAGGAGCATATCGGCCGGCTGAAGGCCAAACTCGCCGAGAAAAAGGAAGAGTTCGAGAAGCGCCAGTCGAGTTCGGGCGGCGGCGACGGCTACGCCGTCGAGAAGACCGGTGACGCGACCGTCGCCCTCGTCGGGTTCCCGAGCGTCGGTAAATCGACGCTCATCAACGCGCTGACCAACGCCGACAGCGAGGTCGGTTCCTACGACTTCACCACCCTCGACGTCAACCCCGGGATGCTCCAGTACAACGGCGCGAACATCCAGTTGCTCGACGTCCCGGGACTCATCGAAGGCGCGGCTGGGGGGCGGGGCGACGGCAAGGCGGTCCTCTCGGTGGTCCGGACGGCCGATCTCGTTCTCTTCGTGCTCTCGGCCTTCGAGATCCAGCAGTACGAGCGCCTCCGCGAGGAACTATATAAGAACAAAGTCCGACTGGACGTCGAGCCCCCGCGAGTCAACGTCCGCAAGAAACACAAGGACGGCATCGCCGTCAACGCCTCCGTCGACCTCGATCTGGACGAACAGACGGTCAAGAGCGTCCTCCGGGAGCACGAGTTCGTCAATGCCGACGTGACGATCGGCGAACAGGTCGACATCGACCGCCTGATCGACGGGATCATGGACAACCGCGAGTACCTGCCCTCGATCGTCGCCGTCAACAAGGTCGACCTCATCGATCCAAGCTACGTCGACACCGTCAAGAGCGACCTGCGTGACATCGACGTCGATCCCGACGACGCCATCTTCATCAGCGCCGAGAAGGAGAAGGGCTTAGAGAGCCTGACCGAGCGTATCTGGGACGAACTCGGCCTGATCCGGATCTACATGGACAAGCCCGGCCGCGGCGTCGATTACGACGAACCGCTCATTCTCACCGAGGGGGACACGGTCGGCGACGCCTGCGAGAAGATCGGTGGGCGCTTCGACGATCGCTTCCGCTTTGCGCGTGTCTCCGGGGAGAGCGCGGCCCACGACGACCAGCAGGTCGGTCGCGATCACGAACTCGCCGACGAGGACGTCCTCCGGCTCGTCATTGATCGGTGA
- a CDS encoding VNG_1110C family protein: MSTASRLRDSTQILLPADAIDGLSEDLTDRFTVTIRREQSRVRIIGSPVEIKQASAFLTRNGVAVE, translated from the coding sequence ATGTCAACCGCGTCTCGCCTCCGGGACAGCACGCAGATCCTGCTCCCGGCCGACGCTATCGACGGCCTCTCAGAGGACCTCACGGATCGGTTCACCGTCACGATCCGTCGCGAACAGTCACGGGTCCGTATCATCGGCAGTCCCGTCGAGATCAAGCAGGCGAGCGCGTTTTTAACCCGGAACGGCGTCGCTGTCGAGTGA
- a CDS encoding 50S ribosomal protein L11, whose product MAGTIEVLVAGGQVDPGPPLGPELGPTPVDVQAVVGEINDQTEAFDGTEVPVTVEYEDDGSFSIDVGVPPTAALIKDEAGFETGSGEPQADFVADLSMEQVKTIAEQKHPDLLSYELKQAAKEIIGTCVTLGVTIEGDDPREVAAKIDDGEYDGILADEATA is encoded by the coding sequence ATGGCTGGAACGATTGAAGTACTCGTTGCTGGCGGACAGGTCGACCCTGGTCCACCGCTCGGGCCCGAACTCGGGCCGACTCCTGTCGACGTGCAGGCCGTCGTCGGAGAGATCAACGATCAGACCGAGGCGTTCGATGGCACAGAAGTACCTGTAACTGTCGAGTACGAGGACGACGGCTCGTTCTCTATCGACGTGGGTGTCCCGCCGACCGCGGCGCTCATCAAGGACGAGGCCGGCTTCGAGACCGGCAGTGGCGAGCCCCAGGCGGACTTCGTCGCCGACCTCTCGATGGAGCAGGTCAAGACCATCGCCGAGCAGAAGCATCCCGACCTGCTTTCCTACGAACTCAAGCAGGCCGCAAAGGAGATCATCGGCACCTGCGTCACGCTGGGCGTCACGATCGAGGGCGACGACCCCCGCGAGGTCGCGGCGAAGATCGACGACGGCGAGTACGACGGGATCCTGGCGGACGAAGCGACAGCGTAG
- a CDS encoding sensor histidine kinase gives MRAQEQQAVEQTATVVADRIDTWLETTTTSVELWATTIDVSAGTFQQTGSLETFLDRTAFDSASVYSAEGALVSIAGSDLTSAERAAIVNNDYSSRTFMQRPLAGETYVSDVDQTLDGDYVIRIAVPILGPDGFPMGVFTGNLEIGPTTLFGNVTEVSRANEFVTVTADGQTLFSDHGTVRDPITANETVPRTDWTVSVARSTASIARQLRVATMMQAGGIIVALLSIAVVGLWVSRTTFAQIQELSDALKALESGEYRTDLDLGIIDEWQRMSDRFNAVSTMLKQRDSQLRVLNRVLRHNLRNDMNVVTSHAERALAEEDVSPAVESDLEKIRSTALRLINTSEHARTLYDDLLTKPKQALEPVEVVSIVESRLDVLTSQFSAATIETDLPETAWALDSATLPIVVEEIVRNALLHNDLPESDRRVAVSVSRQEVAPEEVETTGEVRIDVEDNGPGIPMVEEALLTNQLEETSIDHGSGLGVWLVNWLLAQIGGTVTVSTGVDRGTTVSIHVPAPDSPAAAGDDGDIPDGADDVEP, from the coding sequence GTGCGTGCCCAGGAGCAACAGGCGGTCGAACAGACCGCCACTGTCGTCGCAGATCGAATCGACACCTGGCTCGAGACAACGACGACGTCCGTCGAACTCTGGGCGACGACGATCGACGTCTCGGCTGGGACATTCCAGCAGACGGGATCGCTCGAGACGTTTCTCGACCGGACTGCCTTCGACAGCGCCAGCGTCTACAGCGCCGAGGGTGCGCTCGTTTCGATCGCTGGCTCGGACCTCACCTCGGCGGAACGGGCCGCCATCGTCAATAACGATTACTCTTCGCGGACATTCATGCAGCGACCGCTCGCCGGGGAGACGTACGTGAGTGACGTCGATCAGACGCTGGATGGCGACTACGTCATTCGGATCGCGGTTCCGATTTTGGGCCCAGACGGATTTCCCATGGGCGTTTTCACCGGCAACCTCGAGATCGGCCCGACAACGTTGTTCGGTAACGTCACCGAGGTCAGTCGCGCGAACGAGTTCGTCACGGTTACAGCCGACGGCCAGACGCTGTTCAGCGACCACGGCACCGTTCGCGATCCGATCACGGCGAACGAAACGGTCCCACGGACCGATTGGACCGTCAGCGTCGCCCGGTCGACCGCGTCGATCGCCCGACAGTTGCGGGTCGCGACGATGATGCAGGCCGGCGGCATCATCGTCGCGCTGCTCTCGATCGCGGTGGTCGGCCTCTGGGTGTCACGAACGACGTTCGCACAGATTCAAGAACTGAGCGACGCGCTCAAGGCGCTCGAATCCGGCGAATATCGGACGGATCTCGATCTGGGTATCATCGACGAGTGGCAACGGATGAGCGACCGGTTCAACGCGGTCTCGACGATGCTCAAGCAACGCGATTCCCAGCTTCGGGTCCTGAATCGCGTCCTCCGGCACAACCTCCGCAACGACATGAACGTCGTCACCTCCCACGCCGAGCGGGCGCTGGCCGAGGAGGACGTCTCGCCGGCCGTCGAATCCGACCTCGAGAAGATCCGCTCGACGGCCCTCCGGCTCATCAACACGAGCGAGCACGCCCGGACGCTCTACGACGATCTACTCACGAAGCCGAAACAGGCGCTCGAACCAGTCGAGGTCGTCTCGATCGTCGAGAGTCGCCTCGACGTCCTGACCTCGCAGTTCTCGGCGGCCACGATCGAAACTGACCTGCCAGAGACGGCCTGGGCGCTTGACTCGGCGACGCTGCCGATCGTCGTCGAGGAAATCGTCCGGAACGCACTCCTCCACAACGACCTGCCGGAGTCGGATCGGCGAGTCGCGGTGTCGGTCTCCCGCCAGGAGGTTGCGCCCGAAGAGGTCGAAACCACTGGAGAAGTCCGCATCGACGTCGAAGACAACGGCCCCGGCATTCCGATGGTCGAAGAAGCACTGTTGACCAACCAGCTCGAGGAGACCTCGATCGACCACGGCAGCGGCCTCGGCGTCTGGCTGGTCAACTGGTTGCTCGCCCAGATCGGCGGCACCGTCACGGTCTCGACCGGCGTCGATCGCGGGACGACGGTCTCGATTCACGTCCCGGCTCCCGATTCACCGGCGGCCGCTGGTGACGACGGGGACATACCAGACGGTGCGGACGACGTCGAACCATAG
- a CDS encoding 50S ribosomal protein L1, giving the protein MADQDIENAVTRALSDAPERNFRETVDLAVNLRDIDLDDPSNRIDESIVLPSGTGQETAIVVFAEGETAIRAEEVADDVLDGDELEDLGDDEDQAKDLAEETDFFVAEAAMMQDIGRYLGTILGPRGKMPEPLQPDDDVVEVVERMKNTVQVRSGDRRTFHTRVGAQDMDAEEIADNVDVILRRLHADLEKGPLNLDSVYVKTTMGPAVEVA; this is encoded by the coding sequence ATGGCAGATCAGGACATAGAGAACGCAGTAACTCGTGCACTCAGCGATGCACCCGAGCGGAACTTCCGCGAAACGGTGGATCTCGCTGTCAACTTGCGCGACATCGATCTTGACGACCCGTCGAACCGTATCGACGAGAGTATCGTACTCCCATCCGGGACTGGCCAGGAGACCGCGATCGTGGTCTTCGCAGAGGGCGAGACCGCGATCCGGGCCGAGGAGGTCGCCGACGACGTCCTCGACGGTGACGAACTCGAGGACCTGGGCGACGACGAAGACCAGGCGAAGGATCTCGCCGAGGAGACCGACTTCTTCGTGGCGGAAGCCGCGATGATGCAGGACATCGGTCGCTACCTCGGGACGATCCTCGGGCCGCGCGGGAAGATGCCCGAACCGCTTCAGCCCGACGACGACGTCGTCGAGGTCGTCGAACGGATGAAAAACACCGTCCAGGTGCGGAGTGGCGACCGGCGAACCTTCCACACGCGAGTCGGAGCCCAAGACATGGACGCCGAGGAGATCGCCGACAACGTCGACGTGATCCTCCGTCGACTCCACGCCGACCTGGAGAAGGGGCCGCTGAACCTGGATTCGGTGTACGTGAAAACGACCATGGGGCCGGCCGTGGAGGTGGCCTGA
- a CDS encoding 50S ribosomal protein L10 — protein sequence MSAESERKTEHIPEWKREEIDDVVEMIESYDSVGVVDLTGIPSQQLQDMRRNLYGTAELRVSRNTLVERALDEVDEGLETLVEFVSGHVGLIGTNDNPFSLYQQLEASKTSAPINAGEVAPNDIVIPEGDTGIDPGPFVGELQSVGANARIQEGSIQVLEDSTVLEAGGEVSADLSNVLAELGIEPKEVGLDLRAVYAEGVLFEPEDLELDIEAYRSDVQAAAGRARNLSINAVYPTAETGPALLQKARGEAKSLGVQASIESPDLADDLVSKADAQVRALVGQIDDEAALPEELQGVETDTASEEATAEQADDQAEDDVEDTTDDADDAEDGDDDEDGGDGGDALGAMFD from the coding sequence ATGAGCGCCGAATCCGAACGCAAGACCGAACACATCCCCGAGTGGAAGCGCGAGGAGATCGACGATGTCGTCGAGATGATCGAATCCTACGACAGCGTCGGTGTCGTCGACCTGACGGGCATCCCGAGCCAACAGCTCCAGGACATGCGCCGGAATCTCTACGGCACTGCGGAGCTGCGCGTCAGCCGGAACACGCTCGTCGAGCGTGCCCTGGATGAGGTCGACGAGGGCCTCGAAACGCTCGTCGAGTTCGTCTCGGGCCACGTGGGTCTCATCGGGACCAACGACAACCCCTTCAGCCTCTATCAGCAACTCGAAGCCTCGAAGACGTCGGCCCCGATCAACGCCGGCGAGGTCGCGCCGAACGACATCGTGATCCCCGAGGGCGACACCGGGATCGATCCCGGGCCGTTCGTCGGTGAGCTTCAGAGTGTCGGCGCGAACGCCCGCATCCAGGAAGGCTCGATCCAGGTGCTCGAGGACTCGACAGTGCTCGAGGCTGGCGGGGAAGTCTCGGCCGATCTCTCGAACGTGCTGGCCGAACTCGGCATCGAGCCCAAGGAAGTCGGGCTCGATCTCCGGGCCGTCTACGCCGAGGGCGTCCTCTTCGAACCCGAGGATCTCGAACTCGACATCGAGGCGTACCGCAGCGACGTCCAGGCCGCAGCCGGTCGCGCCCGGAACCTCTCGATCAACGCCGTCTACCCGACGGCCGAGACCGGGCCGGCACTGCTCCAGAAGGCCCGCGGCGAGGCAAAGAGCCTCGGCGTGCAGGCCTCCATCGAGAGCCCGGACCTGGCCGACGACCTCGTGAGCAAGGCCGACGCACAGGTACGCGCACTCGTCGGTCAGATCGACGACGAGGCGGCCCTGCCCGAAGAACTACAGGGCGTCGAGACCGATACTGCGTCCGAGGAAGCCACAGCGGAACAGGCAGACGATCAAGCGGAAGACGACGTCGAGGACACCACTGACGACGCCGACGATGCCGAAGACGGCGACGACGATGAAGACGGCGGCGACGGTGGCGACGCACTCGGCGCGATGTTCGACTAA
- the rpl12p gene encoding 50S ribosomal protein P1, which translates to MEYVYAALILNETGEELNEDNLTDVLEAAGVDVEESRVKALVAALEDVDIDEAVEEAAAVPAATGGAAGGEAEAADDEDDEEADEEEAADDDEDDGDDEDEEASGEGLGELFG; encoded by the coding sequence ATGGAATACGTTTACGCAGCACTCATCCTGAACGAGACTGGCGAAGAGCTCAACGAAGACAACCTGACGGACGTACTCGAGGCAGCCGGCGTCGACGTCGAGGAGTCCCGCGTGAAGGCCCTCGTGGCCGCACTCGAGGACGTCGACATCGACGAGGCCGTCGAAGAGGCTGCCGCCGTCCCCGCAGCGACGGGCGGCGCGGCCGGCGGCGAAGCCGAAGCCGCTGACGACGAGGATGACGAGGAAGCCGACGAGGAAGAAGCAGCCGACGACGACGAGGACGACGGCGACGACGAGGACGAGGAGGCCAGCGGCGAGGGCCTCGGCGAACTCTTCGGGTAA
- a CDS encoding nucleoside hydrolase: MADRVIIDTDTATDDTLAILLAVLSDRVDVEALTIAAGNVAFDRQVENAKYTLDLADVAGEIPVYEGARSPLVKDHDHATDVHGEGGLGPDLVPETDVPSAAGFGPEYIVEAAREHPGEITLVCLAPLTNVALALEREPKLGELLADVVVMGGNVHSAGNVTPAAEFNVWADPDAAKIVLDELAVTLVDWGLTLRDGTLDGSAEARITDAAGDSEFAAFYETVFRPDAEGAGDDAYWAGTAQPDALASAVAVFPELIEQREAAVVDVDEREGLTRGSTIVDTHGITDREPRTDVITSVDADGFQELLLDTVVAGDPDRSFE, from the coding sequence ATGGCAGATCGCGTCATCATCGACACCGACACCGCAACCGACGACACGCTCGCCATCCTGCTCGCCGTGCTCTCGGACCGCGTCGACGTCGAGGCACTCACGATCGCCGCCGGCAACGTCGCCTTCGATCGCCAGGTCGAGAACGCGAAGTACACGCTGGATCTCGCCGACGTCGCCGGAGAGATTCCCGTCTACGAGGGCGCACGATCGCCGCTGGTCAAGGACCACGATCACGCGACCGACGTCCACGGCGAGGGCGGGCTCGGCCCGGATCTCGTCCCCGAGACGGACGTCCCATCGGCCGCGGGGTTCGGCCCGGAGTACATCGTCGAGGCGGCCCGCGAACACCCGGGCGAGATCACGCTCGTCTGTCTGGCCCCGCTCACCAACGTCGCGCTCGCGCTAGAACGCGAGCCGAAGTTGGGCGAACTTCTCGCGGACGTCGTCGTGATGGGCGGGAACGTCCACTCCGCGGGCAACGTCACGCCGGCCGCTGAGTTCAACGTCTGGGCCGACCCCGACGCCGCGAAGATCGTGCTCGACGAACTCGCGGTCACGCTGGTCGACTGGGGGCTTACCCTGCGGGACGGCACACTCGATGGGAGTGCGGAGGCGCGTATCACCGACGCTGCTGGGGACTCCGAGTTTGCCGCGTTCTACGAGACGGTCTTCCGGCCGGACGCCGAAGGGGCCGGAGACGACGCCTACTGGGCGGGGACAGCCCAACCGGACGCGCTCGCGAGTGCCGTCGCTGTCTTCCCGGAACTGATCGAGCAGCGCGAGGCCGCTGTCGTCGACGTGGACGAACGCGAGGGATTGACGCGGGGCTCGACGATCGTCGACACACACGGGATCACGGATCGGGAACCCCGGACTGACGTAATCACGTCCGTCGACGCGGACGGCTTCCAGGAACTACTGCTCGACACAGTCGTCGCCGGCGATCCGGACCGGTCGTTCGAGTGA